A stretch of DNA from Cannabis sativa cultivar Pink pepper isolate KNU-18-1 chromosome X, ASM2916894v1, whole genome shotgun sequence:
TTTtcagataattattttttggaaaaatttatggttttgtAATTTGAGAGGTACAATTGTACAAATGCATAGTGCTATAAATACAAATTGAGTTTTTCGACACGGCACAAAACTGTTACGAGCGCAGGAGGCACGAGTACAACAAGGCACAAAAAAATATGGGTTTGAATACAACACAATACGATATTATAAATTGGCACGACACAAAAAATGTGTTTAAGCACAATACGTTACGACAAGCTCGAAAGGCATGATACGTAAGCACAAATAGACTACTCAAAAAATACGACATAAcacattataattttttataaattaattataataataagaaatatgTATTtgtcaattataaataaattaaaattataataatctttaaatctgaatattataattgtataattaaactatatatattaattaatttgtagaGTGCGACCTAAAAATTTGAGTAtttataaagaaatatttaaattctagtaatttatttatatggttatgtataaaatattgttgaaaattatataaaaataattaaaattatgaaaaatacatatagtttagtaATTAAcacattaattataaatatgtgAAAAAGTAAAGTATGAATTTGAGCCAAGATATGAAGACGTCCTGACATGTTTAAGAAAAACAGACCGGCCCGATTAAAGCACGATACGAAAAAATATCGGACCTACAGACAGTACCAAATCCCTTTAAAAATATAAGTACGAAACAACACGACTCATATTTTAAAAAGCACGAAAAAATATTGTTTGTTGTTATCTGtactttaattaatattttgatttaGCGAaactaaaaaatgaaaaaaagacaGAAGTTGGACCACCATATATAGTAAGGTCCATGCATGTCGAACGTCTTAGTGAATGAGAATCGCTAAAAGGCACTAATGGTGTGTAGCACTTTCCTCGGTATCATATTGCtattaatgtaattaagtatcgggtcccatataacttaagaaaaataacttttagGTAATATCGCTAACTAATTGTGAGGTGCCACTATGAAAAGTGTTGGGCACCACTGAAACCCAATAAGAATGCTCTTagtgaatgtttttttttagcaTTTTTCAACTATTAATGTCTGTATTGTTGGGGTTGGAAGAAAtcatgatttgatagatttaggaTGCATTTAATAACGATTTTTTAatctgttttttatttttaaaattaaaaaaataataataaaattcaaattatgttttataaaattatttttacttttcaattggGTCCGGACATGGATCTGGACCTTGACCCGAACCCTTGCGTTGAACCCAATCGacaaatgaaaatgaaatttaCAGAATaccttttttgtttgtttttaaaattgaaaaacaaaaatagttatagaacacatttttatttttcaaaaataataattttacttttatttttgtgattaaaaaatttaaaaactaagTGTTACAAAATGAGaccttaatttttattattgtcaTTTAGTTTATACACTTTATTATTGTTTAAAGGTTTATGTGCTTTAATATTTTCTAACtcctaattaaatttcaaatctGATTATTcatcattaattaataatgaaacaatAAATCCTTTTTAAATCATTAATTATATGCTtcctctattttttattattttgaacaaTATAAAGGAAAATAAGTACATACTATTATGTGATCAAACACATATCTAAATAATTCTCTTTCATATCACACAAGGATCTAATTTTATAAtgtaagattaataaaatactcTTTTAAGTTGTTAGGTTCAGAATTCCCAAGCTCATGATTCTTATTTTCACTCAATCCCACTCTCTTTTGCTCTTAAGCACTCCTATAtgcatttttcttctttttctaacGCTTATATTTGAAAAACTTAATTGAATCATGTTTTTGATATAAgacaaaaaataatactacttATTACCACTCTTTGGGGTTAAATTATTGTAAAATTGCTTGCTTTATTTAAAAATCAAAGCTAAAAGAATGAAGGCCAAAGAAAtctttaaaactaataattggAAAGGGGCCGCGCGAACGCAGGCCCCAACTACCACAAATTATGACGTTGGCTCTCCCACTTGGGGAGACCATAAGCTGACACCCCTCCTAAGTGCAATGGAGGTCACCAGCCTAGGCCATGGACCTTCTTGATCGCCCATAGACCCCGTCCAGGTAAGTATGTTACTTTACACCCCTAAACCCAGTTATATACACCTTCCCCACTTTTAACTATTTGTTTGCTTTCGATGTGGGACAAAAGGAGAAATACCAACTATTTATCACCCACCACCCGTTCACAAATGTGTTTACAAACTAGAATTCTTAGTTTAATAAGGCTTGTCTCCTTCATTCATTGCTGAAAATTTTCACCAAAATTGGGTTGGTTAGGTGGGAAAAAACTTCAATAGAACTAGGTCTCTACAGAATATTATTCAAGTCATCAAACTCGTACAAAGAAAACAGCAAAGATTCTTAACCCTTTTAATTTCACATATTGGTGTCAAGAgggcaaatatatatatataaatatatatatatatatatattaagatctTCTAATTCTCTATCACCAAAATCTCCAGGGGTCCTTGAATGGAGGGACATATTCTTCAGTTGCGGGAAGAAGTCGAAAAGACTCCACAGTTTTTTGCAACAGAGGCCCCATCTGCACCACATAAAAGATCACACACTCAATATTGGAAATACcagaaagtatatatatatatatatatattcagaactagagagggagagagatatTTACTTTGTCCCACTGCTTGTTAAGGGTGGAGGCATTCAGAGAGTACAAATAACCTGCATTTAAGTTTCTGTAAGGTCACTTACTAAGAATAAGACTAGCTGAATATCCAGGAGAGTACTTTAATAAGGCCAATGACCCTAAGAAACTTTTAAACACAATGATTGAAATGAAACTGGTAGTATTCACTGATAAATTAAGAAATGAAAAGCATGTACAAGAATCTAAAGATTCCCGTATTGCACAGTCAAAAACAGCAGATCGTATTAGAATCCTACCATCTCGTTCAGCTGTTGAAGCAACATAATGCCGGAAAATATTTGATTCTTGAGCCTGCGTAGTTGTAAAGAGTCAAGAAACTAGAAAGAACAGTATGCAATGATATATTTTTACTGAATCTGATAAACAAGGATATGCTTACTGTTTTTGTAGGTGACTTGCGAACCAGATACTCATAAAACCAGTAAGGCTGACCATCAATCTGAGAAACATTTATGCACACATTTACCACACAAAAAAAGATTGGATTATCATGTAAATGTCAAAACTACATAGACCAATAAGGAAGGTTTGGAATCGCACTTCACTAGAATGTGCATCGAGAACTGAACTTTCACTCATCCGCTGACTTGAGGTGACTCGCtgcaacacacacacacatcaaTTTTAACTAGCAATGAATATTTGAAATCTAGCTGTTGAGATTTTTAGAAGAGCTGTAATTCAAGAGGCCCAAATATGAACTATGGCCTAGGCTCTACAGATAGCTGGCTTTGCACATATGGTATACGATGTACATGATCCCAAAAGACACTAGATTTCTCAAAACTTCAGGCCTGAGAGTCTTTGACCAAAACCTCCGGTTTCAGTTTAGTATTTGGTGCATGTAAGATTTATGAAATTGTCTTAGATAGTAAATATCAAAATGTTACATTGGCACAAAGGATAGATAGTACAATATTCATCAAGACTCTTAGTGAAACCGCAACTTAAGATCAAGAAAAACACAGGGTAGAAATTTACCAGCGCAGACTTATCAGACAAAACAGAATCAGCAACATCTTTAGCTGCCCATGTACTTTTGTCTTTTGATTTTAGAAGCCCTAAATTTGGAGGACCTATCTGAATGAAATTAAACTGATATCATAAACTGGTGAACAAATAACCAAACAAAATTACCTTAGTAGAATGGTTTTATTGAAAGTTACCGATACAGAAATGATCAGATTGTCAATAAAGTCAACACGCTCAGACACAATCCGTAGGCGTGCATCGGCTGTAACAAATGCAAAACAGTATCCAGTGAGTATTATGCATAGATAGTTTCTGTAATCACTGCCAGAAACAATAAACAGGTTAGGAAATGAATCTTTAGTATATTCaacaaatatttttatagaataacCAGAATGCAAAACTTGTTAACTACGAAATCTTTCAAACTTCTGAAAGACTTGAATTATTCCTACTGCAAAGCTGGATAGGATTAGTGTGCTTACGAGATAGCGGTGCTGCAGATGAGTATCGTTCTGGCTTTCTGGATTCCACccttcaaaagaaaagagacaaGTTTTTACAAGTTAAGGTGGAATAAATAGTTTTAATAGAGATAGACAATAATCATCTACAACATTTCCTGTTGGCAAAGAGTTGAAAATTGAAGACAGTTCAACATTGAAAATCATAGAATTTTGAACAAAGACACAAACAACAAATGCTTTGACAAAATTTAACTTCAGAGATTGAAAGTGGTAATTACAATGGAAAGCTTTGCTCAGAGGTGGTGGTATTAGTTATTCCAATCAAATTTCAGTAAACATACACAAGTTCTATACTAAATCATCCCTCATTTGAATGAAACCAACATTTATGCCTAAGAaatcttaaaatttataaacttGAGAAAAAGCATACCATTTGAAAAGGAGTTTCTTGGAAGGCAATTCCACTGGATAGAGATACGAATAAGCATTTAATTCATCAACAAACGGAACCATCTTCGAATCCTCTTCTGCAAAAGAACCTGAAACCACAGCAAGCTTGATTGTTATGATAaagcaaatttaaaaaaaaaaaaaaaaacaaaaacaaaaatgtaaaTGGGTTTGGAAAAGCTGCTGACCTGAAGATGGGAAAACTGAGAaaagtgaagaagaaagacCAAAGAGAAGAAAGTCCCGTCTCCAAAAGCCAATTTGAGAAGTGGGTTCCGAAGCAGACCCACCATTCTTATGGTGCATCATACTCATAATCCTGCTCTGGTTTCTTACATACCAAACAAAGTTTCATTATTTCAGAATTCAGAATTCGGAAAAATAGGATAAGACCCCAACACAACACAAAAAcgaataataaaaactaaaataaaattgaataaagaaaaagaaaaacctaAAGAAGAGAGGATTTGAGTGAAAGCAATGATGAGTAGGCGTGAGGTGAGAGAAGGAGAGAAGAACCATGTTTGCTGCTCTCTTCTTCCAGTAGTATACTACCTCatccaaactctctctctctgcttttcatgaaaatatattataagttTAGATTCTCTATGGATTGCATGATTCTGTTTTCATGAACATCACCAATAATATTCTGCCACGTCATCATCAGGAAATCTAAGGTGCTTAACCTCCTGTATCACtcgttaaattaaattaaattgtatcagAAATTATACGTGACTCCAAATTTTTATGCACAACGAAAAAGGATTACTGTTTTTAATGCTTGTTGTATTAACTCTTGATTTAATATAATTTGTattattctcaaaaaaaaaaaaaagattactgttttcttaaatactttatcataatttaaataaataaatataattaattaaaaatattattattattatgaaatattatttatgatgtccaaattattaaattaattatcacttgtattttcttttatcatATATTAATTTAGTTTCTCATTCTTTTAGTCAAtacttttgtataaataagggttCACCtcatttgaataaataatttaaaaattcttATTCACTTTTTCTCTATGTTCATTTTCTTCTaatctattttatattagtttataatCACAATACACTCAgtggcggacccagaatttaaagtgaggggggcataaataaatttaaaaagaaaatataaaatgtagttagtgggatttgaacctttaccctctaacttatttaccaactaccttaaccattacaccaaggttactattatgtttataagtatcatcttttaatacaaatatatgttgtaactaagtaaaatacatatacatttttttctcgatttttttttcagggggggcgactgccccccctcgctacaatgtgggtccgcccctgaatacactaaatatatatttatatatatacttatctgaaataattttaagaattttttttatttatatatctacatattatagatgtatatttatatgttcttattcttatatgtttattattgaattcatatATATAAGCTTTTATTGTTTATCTATGATATAATAGAGaatatctatataaattatacatatattctgaagattatgtatcatcaataaaatattgcataaatcctgaagattatgcaaatataatattcatcatataattaactgaaatatataataaaagatatgaatatatattcatgtatatgttcttgtattctttgagaacaatgaaaagtaatctaatatcgatataaattttgacaaacatttcatgaagtaaatattttatatttgtcaataaaaaatattgtatttatgtgaatacaactaaagaatcattaaaaataattattattgatgcaattttatagtgagtTTTGAATAcacaaaaagaatgttaagaaaattacattgaatcatcaaaatataagaataataatgaacatgactaatattatttaaatacatgagacgtgtatttattgttcatcattccttgtatagaatgatacgaattgaaatccattacttttaaagattgttcgTATTCTatatattagtcatgttattatacattgctatatttatatattttttgaaatattgtaaaagaaattgctgaataattttttatatttttatggatgaacaagtaataaatttttaagaaatttataataatattttacttgttcaacgtcattccccgaagtgaatgcaataattttaaataatcaatagtattgtttactactcaaatatttcaaaaaaaaattgaaagcaatcaaaagatgaaataccacacacaatcaaagtgcatgaaatctatatatcatgtgtggaattgaataatagtagttACGTACCTGTAGTACGAACACACtaataatcaagataaaagtatatttgattattgaatagaatgtgaattgtacaaatttattgtacatttagaatatttaaatatcattccctgaagaaaatgaatagacatgaaattctatttcaaagaatatagattttacatatattggtaatgccaaaaataaattaatatatacgtattttattatttcttaaaatCAATAGTTTTAAACTATTGTTGGTGAAAGATAtatacgtgtatatatatatgtgtttactatttaattcagtttgcatattcctagaagtgaatatataatttactaataatatttgttagtaatctaatataatcaaagtgataaagaatcacaaaataattatttgaaaaactttatgaagaagtcttacatacaattgctacttggagtagtaaaatatctttgtatgtacctagatgtataactttcatctagttatgaaagtgataagaaataacttattatatgtactggttgtacatttaaatatataatctattaagtcatgataattagactgatgaatagtctattaataaattagacaacttgttaaaaagatacgaggaaaaataaatgttatattatggttatatctatttgaccattacaacaGCACGATGAAGTACGTCTTGTACCTTTCAAAtgtacacatcattgaattgatgatgaaaaaatataaagtttgataaacatataagtaactcctgaagagtgtatatgttttgaaaaataatataattattttattcgtgtatataaaaatgaaacttgtaatgattatgttgtagtgattttacattaccttttgaaagtttcattgaaatacaaattatagtgaacatgaagttcatgaattgagttATATTGACAtaatcaatcatatgcaataaattgccaaaagatttgactaaattttgttgaagaaccagaagattcttcttattagtaatttataaggctcaaagaagaatgtgcatatattttgcacatagaaaaagtaaaagaatatttttcatatttttaattttaaaaaatatacatgtagtatttcatttaatttatcttttatacttgtttataagataaagttatatttttattgataattattttgctaatataatttattttaatatatatgattttatttatttatctagaaaatatatatatattaaattacttttgaagagaatatttaaattatatttttgagccattgttagatttttattgcataattttttatcgatgtgataagatcatATGATCATAGACTTACAAactttgtaaatttatgtatttctaattatacaagtatgactcattcttaaaAATGCATTAAGTTtataagtattgaacttgaacctgaagtttattgaacctgaagttcaatgtcatatcgTACATAtgggtttaaacaaatattgattcattgtgatatattgaaatccctacaggtgtattaatattattacatatcacaattttaaaaattttctggatcagggggagagaagcagttgggatccatgataatttttaaaaaatgatcattgcacaaaatatataagaacgatataggttaaaatgatatataccaactacaaattaatattattcaaagttgagttgacaacgcctgaagcgtaaatgaacaatgtagaaattattaataaatgttcatttacttcgtcctgaagttgttaaatctagaggtactcaggGAGATAccaatgttataaagtattgatgatttaaaaatgataaccgtgataaaaacggtactctagaagagactcccaagagaagttagacataacatatttgatcataattgaatccctgaagtggttctatataggtacctataaatgataaacatatttcaaaaatatgtaatttaaagagatttctataagttatgtcaatatgggagaaaattatcatataatgaaatttttgtcgacaatagaagttgaatgtttgcatatgc
This window harbors:
- the LOC115699047 gene encoding psbP domain-containing protein 5, chloroplastic, with translation MVLLSFSHLTPTHHCFHSNPLFFRNQSRIMSMMHHKNGGSASEPTSQIGFWRRDFLLFGLSSSLFSVFPSSGSFAEEDSKMVPFVDELNAYSYLYPVELPSKKLLFKWVESRKPERYSSAAPLSPDARLRIVSERVDFIDNLIISVSIGPPNLGLLKSKDKSTWAAKDVADSVLSDKSALRVTSSQRMSESSVLDAHSSEIDGQPYWFYEYLVRKSPTKTAQESNIFRHYVASTAERDGYLYSLNASTLNKQWDKMGPLLQKTVESFRLLPATEEYVPPFKDPWRFW